One genomic window of Burkholderia diffusa includes the following:
- a CDS encoding indolepyruvate ferredoxin oxidoreductase family protein → MNAPLDAGQRASLEAALKSVTLDDKYTLERGRAYMSGIQALVRLPMLQQERDRAAGLNTAGFISGYRGSPLGGLDLSLWKAKQHLAAHQIVFQPGLNEDLAATAVWGSQQVNLYPGAKHDGVFGMWYGKGPGVDRTGDVFKHANSAGSSKHGGVLVLAGDDHAAKSSTLAHQSEHIFKACGLPVLFPSNVQEYLDFGLHGWAMSRYSGLWVALKCVTDVVESSASVDIDPHRTEIVLPTDFILPEGGLNIRWPDPPLVQEARLLDYKWYAALAYVRANKLDRIEIDSPNARFGIMTGGKAYLDVRQALTDLGLDDETCARIGIRLYKVGCVWPLEAQGAQAFARGLDEILVVEEKRQILEYAIKEELYNWPDAQRPRVFGKFDEKDGAGGEWSVPMGNWLLPAHYELSPAIIAKAIATRLEKFELPSDVRARIAARLAVINAKEMALAKPHVQTERKPWFCSGCPHNTSTNVPEGSRAIAGIGCHYMTVWMDRNTSTFSQMGGEGVPWIGQAPFTDEKHVFANLGDGTYFHSGLLAVRAAISSKANITYKILYNDAVAMTGGQPVDGVLTVPQITHQLASEGAKKIVIVTDEPEKYDGQKALLAPGVTIHHRDQLDDVQRELREIEGTTILIYDQTCATEKRRRRKRGTYPDPAKRVVINDAVCEGCGDCSVQSNCLSVEPLETEFGTKRQINQSSCNKDFSCVKGFCPSFVTVEGGQLKKPKAVSVDGGALPPIPEPTLPAIDRAYGVLVTGVGGTGVVTIGALLGMAAHLENKGVTVLDVTGLAQKGGAVMSHVQISHAPTDIHATRIAMGEADLVIGCDAIVTAGDECTSRMRHDTTRVVVNSAQTPTAEFIKNPNWAFPGLSAENDIRAAAGAAVDFIDANRFAVALLGDAIYTNPFVLGYAWQKGWLPLTLASLERAIELNAVSVEKNRAAFDWGRRAAHDLASVKQAAAGDSRPAQGATVISLHTKKAVDALIAKRVDFLTAYQNAAYASRYAAFVDKVRAAERALADSDAAQEPLTEAVARNLFKLMAYKDEYEVARLQSDPAFLARLSSQFEGDWKLKFHLAPPLFAKTDAHGHLVKKAYGPWMLSAFRLLAKAKFLRGTGLDPFGRTEERRTERALIGEYEALIGEVLASLNAANRPLALELAALPDGIRGYGHVKENNLRAVRQKWNTLLAKWRSPTGGQSHQQVA, encoded by the coding sequence ATGAATGCCCCGCTAGACGCAGGCCAACGCGCGTCGCTCGAAGCCGCGCTGAAGTCCGTCACGCTTGACGACAAATACACGCTCGAACGCGGCCGCGCGTACATGAGCGGCATCCAGGCGCTCGTGCGGCTGCCGATGCTCCAGCAGGAACGCGACCGCGCCGCCGGCCTCAACACGGCCGGCTTCATTTCGGGTTATCGCGGCTCGCCGCTCGGCGGCCTCGACCTGTCGCTGTGGAAGGCCAAGCAGCACCTCGCCGCCCACCAGATCGTCTTCCAGCCCGGTCTCAACGAAGATCTCGCCGCCACCGCCGTGTGGGGCTCGCAGCAGGTGAACCTGTATCCCGGCGCGAAGCACGACGGCGTGTTCGGCATGTGGTACGGCAAGGGACCGGGCGTCGACCGCACCGGCGACGTCTTCAAGCACGCGAACTCGGCCGGCTCGTCGAAGCACGGCGGCGTGCTCGTGCTTGCCGGCGACGACCACGCGGCGAAATCGTCGACGCTCGCGCACCAGTCCGAACACATCTTCAAGGCCTGCGGGCTGCCGGTGCTGTTCCCGTCGAACGTGCAGGAATATCTCGACTTCGGCCTGCACGGCTGGGCGATGAGCCGCTACTCGGGCCTGTGGGTGGCCCTCAAGTGCGTGACGGACGTGGTCGAATCGTCCGCATCGGTCGACATCGACCCGCATCGCACCGAGATCGTGCTGCCGACCGACTTCATCCTGCCGGAAGGCGGCCTGAACATCCGCTGGCCGGACCCGCCGCTCGTGCAGGAAGCGCGGCTGCTCGATTACAAGTGGTACGCGGCGCTCGCCTATGTGCGCGCGAACAAGCTCGACCGGATCGAGATCGACTCGCCGAATGCGCGCTTCGGGATCATGACAGGCGGCAAGGCATACCTCGACGTGCGCCAGGCGCTGACAGACCTCGGCCTCGACGACGAAACCTGCGCGCGGATCGGCATCCGCCTGTACAAGGTCGGCTGTGTGTGGCCGCTCGAGGCGCAGGGTGCGCAGGCGTTCGCGCGCGGCCTCGACGAAATTCTCGTCGTCGAGGAAAAGCGCCAGATCCTCGAATACGCGATCAAGGAAGAACTGTACAACTGGCCCGATGCGCAGCGCCCGCGCGTATTCGGCAAGTTCGACGAGAAGGACGGCGCCGGCGGCGAATGGTCGGTGCCGATGGGCAACTGGCTGCTCCCCGCGCACTACGAACTGTCGCCCGCGATCATCGCGAAGGCGATCGCGACGCGCCTCGAGAAGTTCGAGCTGCCGTCCGACGTGCGCGCGCGGATCGCCGCGCGGCTGGCGGTGATCAACGCGAAGGAAATGGCGCTCGCGAAGCCGCACGTGCAGACCGAGCGCAAGCCGTGGTTCTGCTCGGGCTGCCCGCATAACACGTCGACCAACGTGCCGGAAGGCTCGCGCGCGATCGCCGGGATCGGCTGCCACTACATGACGGTCTGGATGGACCGCAACACGAGCACCTTCAGCCAGATGGGCGGCGAAGGCGTGCCGTGGATCGGCCAGGCGCCGTTCACGGACGAGAAGCACGTGTTCGCGAACCTCGGCGACGGCACCTATTTCCACTCGGGCCTGCTGGCGGTGCGCGCGGCGATCTCGTCGAAAGCGAACATCACCTACAAGATCCTCTACAACGACGCGGTCGCGATGACGGGCGGCCAGCCGGTCGACGGCGTGCTGACGGTGCCGCAGATCACGCACCAGCTCGCGTCCGAAGGCGCGAAGAAGATCGTGATCGTCACCGACGAACCGGAGAAGTACGACGGCCAGAAGGCGCTGCTCGCGCCGGGCGTGACGATCCATCACCGCGATCAGCTCGACGACGTGCAGCGCGAGCTGCGCGAGATCGAAGGCACGACGATCCTGATCTACGACCAGACCTGCGCGACCGAGAAGCGCCGTCGACGCAAGCGCGGCACGTATCCGGACCCGGCGAAGCGCGTCGTGATCAACGACGCCGTTTGCGAAGGCTGCGGCGACTGTTCGGTGCAGTCGAACTGCCTGTCGGTCGAGCCGCTCGAAACCGAATTCGGCACGAAGCGCCAGATCAACCAGTCGAGCTGCAACAAGGACTTCTCGTGCGTGAAGGGCTTCTGCCCGAGCTTCGTAACGGTCGAAGGCGGCCAGCTGAAGAAGCCGAAGGCCGTGTCGGTGGACGGCGGCGCGCTGCCGCCGATTCCGGAGCCGACGCTGCCGGCGATCGACCGCGCATACGGCGTGCTCGTCACGGGTGTGGGCGGCACGGGCGTCGTCACCATCGGCGCGCTGCTCGGGATGGCCGCGCACCTGGAGAACAAGGGCGTGACCGTGCTCGACGTGACGGGCCTCGCGCAGAAGGGCGGCGCCGTGATGAGCCACGTGCAGATCTCGCACGCGCCGACCGACATCCACGCGACGCGAATCGCGATGGGCGAAGCCGACCTCGTGATCGGCTGCGACGCGATCGTCACGGCCGGCGACGAATGCACGTCGCGGATGCGGCACGACACGACGCGCGTGGTCGTCAACAGCGCGCAGACGCCAACCGCCGAGTTCATCAAGAATCCGAACTGGGCGTTCCCGGGCCTGTCCGCGGAAAACGACATCCGCGCGGCGGCTGGCGCGGCCGTCGACTTCATCGACGCGAACCGCTTCGCGGTCGCGCTGCTCGGCGACGCGATCTACACGAACCCGTTCGTGCTCGGCTACGCGTGGCAGAAGGGCTGGCTGCCGCTCACGCTCGCGTCGCTCGAACGCGCGATCGAGCTGAACGCGGTGTCGGTCGAGAAGAACCGTGCGGCATTCGACTGGGGCCGCCGTGCCGCGCACGACCTCGCGAGCGTGAAGCAGGCCGCGGCCGGCGACTCACGCCCCGCGCAGGGCGCAACGGTGATCTCGCTGCACACGAAGAAGGCGGTCGACGCGTTGATCGCGAAGCGCGTGGACTTCCTCACGGCGTACCAGAACGCCGCGTATGCATCGCGCTACGCGGCCTTCGTCGACAAGGTGCGGGCAGCCGAGCGCGCGCTGGCGGACAGCGACGCCGCGCAGGAACCGCTGACCGAAGCGGTCGCGCGCAACCTGTTCAAGCTGATGGCGTACAAGGACGAATACGAGGTCGCGCGGCTGCAGTCCGATCCGGCGTTTCTCGCGCGCCTGTCGTCGCAGTTCGAAGGCGACTGGAAACTGAAGTTCCACCTCGCGCCGCCGCTGTTCGCGAAGACGGACGCGCACGGCCATCTCGTGAAGAAGGCGTACGGCCCGTGGATGCTGTCGGCGTTCCGATTGCTCGCGAAGGCGAAGTTCCTGCGCGGCACGGGCCTCGACCCGTTCGGCCGCACCGAGGAGCGCCGCACCGAGCGCGCCCTGATCGGCGAGTACGAAGCGCTGATCGGCGAAGTGCTGGCCAGCCTGAACGCGGCCAACCGCCCGCTCGCGCTCGAACTCGCGGCGCTGCCGGACGGCATTCGCGGCTACGGCCACGTGAAGGAGAACAACCTGCGCGCGGTTCGCCAGAAGTGGAACACGTTGCTCGCGAAGTGGCGTTCGCCGACGGGCGGGCAGTCGCACCAGCAGGTCGCGTAA
- the hppD gene encoding 4-hydroxyphenylpyruvate dioxygenase, protein MQIPNWDNPVGTDGFEFIEYTAPDPKALGQLFERMGFTAIARHRHKDVTVYRQGDINFIINAEPDSFAQRFARLHGPSICAIAFRVQDAAKAYKHALELGAWGFDNKTGPMELNIPAIKGIGDSLIYFVDRWRGKNGAQPGAIGDISIYDVDFEPIAGANPNPVGHGLTYIDHLTHNVHRGRMQEWAEFYERLFNFREVRYFDIEGKVTGVKSKAMTSPCGKIRIPINEEGSDTAGQIQEYLDAYHGEGIQHIALGTNDIYGAVDGLRGKGVKLLDTIDTYYELVDRRVPNHGESLDELKKRKILIDGARDDLLLQIFTENQIGPIFFEIIQRKGNQGFGEGNFKALFESIELDQIRRGVVQDKA, encoded by the coding sequence ATGCAGATCCCCAACTGGGACAACCCCGTCGGCACCGACGGCTTCGAATTCATCGAATACACCGCGCCGGACCCGAAAGCGCTCGGACAACTGTTCGAACGGATGGGTTTCACCGCGATCGCGCGCCATCGCCACAAGGACGTGACGGTCTACCGCCAGGGCGACATCAACTTCATCATCAACGCCGAGCCCGATTCGTTCGCGCAACGCTTCGCGCGCCTGCACGGCCCGTCGATCTGCGCGATCGCGTTCCGCGTGCAGGACGCCGCGAAGGCGTACAAGCACGCGCTCGAACTCGGTGCGTGGGGCTTCGACAACAAGACGGGCCCGATGGAGCTGAACATCCCGGCGATCAAGGGCATCGGCGATTCGCTGATCTACTTCGTCGACCGGTGGCGCGGCAAGAACGGCGCGCAGCCGGGCGCGATCGGCGACATCAGCATCTATGACGTCGACTTCGAACCGATCGCAGGCGCGAACCCGAACCCGGTCGGCCACGGCCTCACCTACATCGACCACCTGACGCACAACGTGCATCGCGGCCGCATGCAGGAATGGGCCGAATTCTACGAGCGCCTGTTCAACTTCCGCGAAGTGCGCTACTTCGACATCGAAGGCAAGGTGACGGGCGTGAAGTCGAAGGCGATGACCTCGCCGTGCGGCAAGATCCGGATTCCGATCAACGAGGAAGGCTCGGACACGGCCGGCCAGATCCAGGAATACCTCGACGCGTACCACGGCGAAGGCATCCAGCACATCGCGCTCGGCACGAACGACATCTACGGCGCGGTCGACGGCCTGCGCGGCAAGGGCGTGAAGCTGCTCGACACGATCGACACGTATTACGAGCTGGTCGACCGCCGCGTGCCGAACCACGGCGAATCGCTGGACGAACTGAAGAAGCGCAAGATCCTGATCGACGGCGCCCGCGACGACCTGCTGCTGCAGATCTTCACCGAAAACCAGATCGGCCCGATCTTCTTCGAGATCATCCAGCGCAAGGGCAACCAGGGCTTCGGCGAAGGCAACTTCAAGGCGCTGTTCGAATCGATCGAACTCGATCAGATCCGCCGCGGCGTGGTCCAGGACAAGGCCTGA
- a CDS encoding Lrp/AsnC family transcriptional regulator translates to MAQAELDAIDRRILAILQENGRLSNQEIAERVNLSPSPCLRRIRRLEEIGVITGYVALLDPQKLGLDLLAYVSVRLEKRGGLAPVRADETSARAGATHAELFRAAVQTWPEVVACHAMTGDMDYLLRVQVEDMAHFSRFVQEHLLHHPSVIDVKTSFSLECFKETTALPIRSVR, encoded by the coding sequence ATGGCGCAAGCCGAATTGGATGCCATCGACCGGCGGATTCTCGCGATTCTTCAGGAGAACGGCCGCCTGTCGAACCAGGAGATCGCCGAGCGCGTAAACCTGTCGCCAAGCCCGTGCCTGCGGCGGATCCGCCGGCTCGAGGAGATCGGCGTGATCACCGGCTACGTCGCGCTGCTCGATCCACAGAAGCTCGGCCTCGACTTGCTCGCATACGTGAGCGTGCGGCTCGAGAAGCGCGGCGGCCTGGCGCCGGTTCGTGCCGACGAGACGTCGGCGCGCGCGGGCGCGACCCACGCGGAACTGTTCCGCGCGGCCGTGCAGACCTGGCCGGAAGTGGTCGCGTGCCATGCGATGACGGGGGACATGGATTACCTGCTGCGCGTGCAGGTCGAGGATATGGCGCACTTTTCCCGCTTCGTGCAGGAGCATTTGCTGCACCATCCGTCGGTGATCGACGTGAAGACGAGCTTCTCGCTCGAGTGCTTCAAGGAGACGACGGCGTTGCCGATTCGGTCGGTGCGCTGA
- a CDS encoding GNAT family N-acetyltransferase, with translation MNTQLNRRAEAVGHAGTAPVLVRELASKDREQMLTHFLSLNEEDRLLRFGQMVPDHVIENYVRTIDFGRDTVFGVFDHALELIGVGHLAYLPAEGDKRTAEFGVSVLESARGRGVGSKLFERAAIRSRNTRVTMLYMHCLSRNATMMHIAKKSGMRIEYAYGEADAYLSLPPADHSTILAEMLQEQAAVFDYALKRQAHRTSKFLASLMPAALTA, from the coding sequence ATGAACACGCAACTCAACCGCCGTGCCGAGGCTGTCGGCCACGCCGGTACTGCGCCGGTTCTCGTCAGGGAACTGGCTTCCAAAGATCGTGAGCAAATGCTCACCCACTTTCTCTCGCTCAACGAAGAGGATCGCCTGCTGCGCTTCGGCCAGATGGTGCCCGATCACGTGATCGAGAACTATGTCCGTACGATCGACTTCGGTCGCGACACAGTGTTCGGCGTGTTCGACCATGCGCTCGAGCTGATCGGCGTCGGCCATCTGGCGTATCTGCCCGCCGAAGGCGACAAGCGGACGGCCGAATTCGGCGTGTCGGTGCTCGAAAGCGCGCGCGGCCGCGGCGTCGGCTCGAAACTGTTCGAGCGCGCGGCGATCCGCAGCCGCAACACCCGCGTGACGATGCTGTACATGCATTGCCTGTCGCGCAACGCGACGATGATGCACATCGCGAAGAAGTCCGGGATGCGGATCGAATATGCCTACGGCGAAGCCGATGCGTACCTGTCGCTGCCGCCGGCCGACCACTCGACGATTCTCGCCGAGATGCTGCAAGAGCAGGCCGCGGTATTCGACTATGCGCTGAAGCGCCAAGCGCACCGCACGTCGAAGTTCCTCGCATCGCTGATGCCCGCCGCGCTGACGGCGTAA
- a CDS encoding TetR/AcrR family transcriptional regulator, translated as MARTRAPDHESQREQILDLAAEKFAQTSYPSTSMSDLATASGTSKARLYHYYESKEAILFDLLDRYTKRLMLIIAEVEGASQRRGLSERDAFAELVRAFLAEYETSHSRHVALLNDVKYLEDAQREIVLDRQRDIVAAFARQLARAYPDRISKENQTSVTMMVFGMINWTFTWLKPGGRLGYRDFAEQVIDLMEHGLSSGV; from the coding sequence ATGGCCCGTACCCGAGCGCCCGACCACGAATCCCAGCGCGAGCAGATCCTCGATCTCGCCGCCGAAAAATTCGCGCAGACGAGCTATCCGAGCACGTCGATGTCCGATCTCGCGACCGCGAGCGGCACGTCGAAGGCACGTCTCTATCACTATTACGAGAGCAAGGAAGCGATCCTGTTCGACCTGCTCGACCGCTATACGAAGCGGTTGATGCTGATCATCGCCGAGGTCGAAGGCGCGAGCCAGCGACGCGGCCTCAGCGAGCGCGACGCGTTCGCCGAACTGGTGCGCGCGTTCCTCGCCGAGTACGAGACGTCGCACAGCCGCCATGTCGCGCTGCTCAACGACGTGAAGTATCTCGAGGACGCACAGCGCGAAATCGTGCTCGACCGCCAGCGCGACATCGTCGCGGCATTCGCGCGTCAGCTTGCGCGCGCCTATCCGGACCGGATCTCGAAGGAAAACCAGACATCGGTCACGATGATGGTGTTCGGGATGATCAACTGGACGTTCACGTGGCTCAAGCCGGGTGGCCGCCTCGGCTACCGCGACTTCGCCGAACAGGTGATCGACCTGATGGAACACGGACTGTCGTCGGGCGTGTGA
- a CDS encoding DUF1835 domain-containing protein has protein sequence MSTIHVIQGGTAAASLREALAQAGRDERVVGLLDDLAVGPLKGVDETPDTRAAFWQRVLGDQIPDWNAEIEGEFGRLDQLVMDTDQVVVWHAPSVGDKLLLRRVAYHLRNVPQRLNEVRLSAADLDAPQRAALTRTDQACSTGMFSPAALARKRPVAAPISVLRIGRLALEWQEAKHLNAELRYWVSNTIKSGHYADLDALIVAHAEPGWQPARRVVGGIMAGADRGGLFVSDSIAWWRCRELAAAGRLELQDDAPAALSSTQMRAAAAPR, from the coding sequence ATGAGTACCATTCACGTGATTCAGGGCGGCACCGCCGCCGCGTCGCTGCGCGAGGCCCTCGCGCAAGCCGGACGCGACGAGCGCGTCGTCGGATTGCTCGACGATCTCGCGGTCGGGCCGCTGAAGGGCGTCGATGAGACGCCCGACACGCGCGCCGCCTTCTGGCAGCGCGTGCTCGGCGACCAGATTCCCGACTGGAACGCGGAGATCGAAGGCGAATTCGGCCGCCTCGACCAGCTCGTGATGGATACGGACCAGGTGGTTGTCTGGCACGCACCGAGCGTCGGCGACAAGCTGCTGCTGCGCCGCGTCGCCTATCACCTGCGCAACGTGCCGCAGCGGCTGAACGAAGTGCGGTTGTCGGCCGCGGACCTCGACGCCCCGCAACGCGCGGCGCTGACCCGCACTGACCAGGCCTGCTCGACCGGGATGTTCTCTCCCGCGGCGCTCGCCCGCAAACGGCCGGTCGCCGCGCCGATCTCGGTACTGCGCATCGGTCGCCTCGCGCTCGAATGGCAGGAGGCGAAGCACCTGAACGCCGAGTTGCGCTACTGGGTCAGCAACACGATCAAGAGCGGCCACTACGCGGATCTCGACGCGCTGATCGTCGCGCACGCGGAACCCGGGTGGCAGCCCGCGCGACGCGTCGTCGGCGGCATCATGGCCGGCGCCGATCGCGGCGGGCTGTTCGTCAGCGACTCGATCGCCTGGTGGCGTTGCCGCGAACTCGCGGCTGCCGGCCGGCTCGAGCTGCAGGACGACGCACCGGCCGCCCTTTCTTCAACGCAGATGCGCGCGGCAGCCGCGCCTCGCTAA
- the paaE gene encoding 1,2-phenylacetyl-CoA epoxidase subunit PaaE, which yields MPPEGADAPLGAARRGSSTPQFHPLRIRDVRPETADAVTVSFDVPPELRDAYRFTQGQFVTLKTHIDGEETRRSYSICVGTTDYDRDGELRIGIKRVRGGRFSNFAFDTLKPGHTIDVMTPDGRFFTHLNADHGKQYVAFSGGSGITPVLAIVKTTLELEPRSTFTLIYGNRSVDAIMFAEELEDLKNRYMNRFVLYHVLSDDQQDVELFNGVLDQAKCAEFLATLTPADAIDEAFICGPAPMMDAAEAALKAAGVPQAKVHVERFGTPLPQAGAPVVEITEQTPAADLEIVLDGKKRKLRLPYEGVSLLDVGLRAGLALPYACKGGVCCTCRAKVIEGEVRMEKNYTLEEREVQDGFVLTCQCHPVSDKVVVSFDER from the coding sequence CTGCCCCCCGAGGGGGCGGACGCCCCCCTTGGGGCGGCCCGGCGGGGGTCGTCAACCCCGCAATTTCATCCGCTGCGTATCCGCGACGTGCGGCCCGAGACCGCCGACGCCGTCACCGTCTCCTTCGACGTGCCGCCGGAGCTGCGCGACGCGTACCGCTTCACGCAGGGCCAGTTCGTCACGCTGAAGACCCACATCGACGGCGAGGAAACGCGTCGCTCGTACTCGATCTGCGTCGGCACGACCGACTACGACCGCGACGGCGAACTGCGCATCGGCATCAAGCGCGTGCGCGGCGGCCGTTTCTCGAACTTCGCGTTCGACACGCTGAAGCCGGGCCACACGATCGACGTGATGACGCCGGACGGGCGCTTCTTCACGCACCTGAACGCCGATCACGGCAAACAGTACGTCGCGTTCTCGGGTGGATCGGGCATCACGCCGGTGCTCGCGATCGTGAAGACGACGCTCGAGCTGGAGCCGCGCAGCACGTTCACGCTGATCTACGGCAACCGCAGCGTCGACGCGATCATGTTCGCCGAGGAGCTCGAGGACCTGAAGAACCGCTACATGAACCGCTTCGTCCTTTATCACGTGCTGTCGGACGACCAGCAGGACGTCGAACTGTTCAACGGCGTGCTCGACCAGGCGAAATGCGCCGAATTCCTGGCCACGCTGACGCCGGCCGATGCGATCGACGAAGCGTTCATCTGCGGCCCCGCGCCGATGATGGACGCAGCGGAAGCCGCGCTGAAGGCAGCCGGCGTGCCGCAGGCAAAGGTGCATGTCGAGCGGTTCGGGACGCCGCTGCCGCAGGCGGGCGCACCGGTCGTCGAAATCACCGAACAGACACCGGCCGCCGACCTCGAAATCGTGCTCGACGGCAAGAAGCGCAAGCTGCGCCTGCCGTACGAAGGTGTGAGCCTGCTCGACGTCGGCCTGCGCGCGGGCCTCGCGCTGCCGTATGCGTGCAAGGGTGGCGTGTGCTGCACGTGCCGCGCGAAGGTGATCGAAGGCGAAGTCCGGATGGAGAAGAACTACACGCTCGAAGAACGGGAAGTGCAGGACGGCTTCGTGCTCACGTGTCAGTGCCACCCGGTCAGCGACAAGGTCGTCGTGAGCTTCGACGAGCGTTGA
- the paaD gene encoding 1,2-phenylacetyl-CoA epoxidase subunit PaaD — MSVQIDASTNATPAARRDDPVLARAWDVLEAVPDPEIPVVSIRELGILRDVRRADDGQLEVVITPTYSGCPAMSQIAEDIAAAMQAAGLPPHRIETVLAPAWTTDWITQEARDKLRAYGIAPPVGQCGSAAPTENVVRFVPRPVAAPVCPRCGSANTERLAQFASTACKALYRCVDCREPFDYFKPY, encoded by the coding sequence ATGTCCGTTCAGATCGACGCCTCGACCAATGCCACACCCGCCGCACGCCGCGACGATCCCGTGCTCGCGCGCGCGTGGGACGTGCTGGAAGCCGTGCCCGATCCCGAAATCCCGGTCGTGTCGATCCGCGAGCTCGGCATCCTGCGCGACGTCCGTCGCGCGGACGACGGCCAGCTCGAAGTCGTGATCACGCCGACCTACTCCGGTTGCCCGGCGATGTCGCAGATCGCCGAGGACATCGCCGCGGCAATGCAGGCCGCCGGTCTGCCGCCGCACCGGATCGAGACGGTGCTCGCGCCGGCCTGGACGACCGACTGGATCACGCAGGAAGCGCGCGACAAGCTGCGCGCATACGGCATCGCACCGCCTGTCGGCCAGTGCGGCAGCGCAGCGCCCACGGAAAACGTCGTGCGATTCGTGCCGCGCCCCGTCGCCGCGCCCGTTTGCCCGCGCTGCGGCTCGGCCAATACCGAGCGGCTCGCGCAATTCGCGTCCACGGCCTGCAAGGCGCTGTATCGCTGCGTCGACTGCCGCGAACCCTTCGACTACTTCAAACCTTACTGA
- the paaC gene encoding 1,2-phenylacetyl-CoA epoxidase subunit PaaC — protein sequence MTITPEHLSYVLRLADNALILGQRNAEWCGHGPILEEDIALTNMSLDLIGQARMLYTHAADLDRQLNGAAKTEDDYAYFRTEREFANFTLAELPHYGPIAGTAHADKDYAVTIVRNFLYATLMLHVWTALETSTDAQLAAIAAKSVKETRYHVQHAREWLVRLGDGTDESHRRAQAALDYLIPYTREFFAADAIDDAVASAGIGPAPASLEAAWRADVDDALAEATLALPAPVQHVTTGKQGEHSEHMGYLLAEMQSLARQHPGASW from the coding sequence ATGACGATCACGCCCGAACACCTCTCCTACGTGCTGCGCCTCGCGGACAACGCGCTGATCCTCGGTCAGCGCAACGCCGAATGGTGCGGCCACGGCCCGATCCTCGAGGAAGACATCGCGCTCACCAACATGAGCCTCGACCTCATCGGCCAGGCCCGCATGCTGTATACGCATGCAGCCGACCTCGACCGCCAACTGAACGGTGCGGCGAAGACGGAAGACGACTACGCATACTTCCGCACCGAGCGCGAGTTCGCGAACTTCACGCTCGCCGAGCTGCCGCACTACGGCCCGATCGCCGGCACCGCGCACGCCGACAAGGACTACGCGGTGACGATCGTGCGCAATTTCCTCTACGCGACGCTGATGCTGCACGTGTGGACCGCGCTCGAAACGTCGACGGACGCGCAACTCGCCGCGATCGCCGCGAAATCGGTGAAGGAAACCCGCTATCACGTGCAGCATGCGCGCGAATGGCTCGTGCGCCTCGGCGACGGCACCGACGAATCGCATCGCCGCGCGCAGGCCGCGCTCGACTACCTGATCCCGTACACGCGTGAATTCTTCGCGGCCGACGCGATCGACGATGCCGTCGCGTCGGCGGGCATCGGTCCCGCGCCGGCTTCGCTCGAAGCCGCATGGCGCGCAGACGTGGACGATGCGCTCGCCGAAGCAACGCTCGCGTTGCCGGCACCCGTGCAGCACGTGACGACCGGCAAGCAGGGCGAGCACTCCGAGCATATGGGTTACCTGCTCGCGGAAATGCAGAGCCTCGCGCGTCAGCATCCTGGCGCGAGTTGGTAA
- the paaB gene encoding 1,2-phenylacetyl-CoA epoxidase subunit PaaB, with translation MNKEWPIWEVFVRSKQGLDHKHCGSLHAADASMALRMARDVYTRRQEGVSIWVVPSSAITASDPAEKAELFEPAGDKIYRHPTFYTLPDEVNHM, from the coding sequence ATGAACAAGGAATGGCCGATCTGGGAAGTGTTCGTGCGCAGCAAGCAGGGCCTCGACCACAAGCATTGCGGCAGCCTGCACGCGGCCGACGCGTCGATGGCGCTGCGCATGGCGCGCGACGTCTACACGCGCCGCCAGGAAGGCGTGAGCATCTGGGTGGTGCCGTCGTCGGCGATCACCGCGTCGGATCCGGCCGAGAAGGCCGAGCTGTTCGAACCGGCGGGTGACAAGATTTACCGTCACCCGACGTTCTACACGCTGCCCGACGAAGTCAACCACATGTAA